One window of Trinickia caryophylli genomic DNA carries:
- the panC gene encoding pantoate--beta-alanine ligase yields the protein MKVISSIQELRDQLRGQNRTAFVPTMGNLHEGHLSLMRLARQHGDPVVASIFVNRLQFGPNEDFDKYPRTLEADIAKLEKENVYVLFAPTERDMYPEPQEYRVHPPHDLGDILEGEFRPGFFTGVCTVVMKLMACVQPRVAVFGKKDYQQLMIVRRMCHQFALQTDIIAAETVRDSDGLALSSRNRYLTEAERAEAPMLAAALGQLRESVLAGQRDFARLERLAMESLAARGWTPDYVAVRKRIDLLAPAADETEAPLVVLAAAKLGATRLIDNLEI from the coding sequence ATGAAAGTCATCAGCTCGATCCAGGAATTGCGCGACCAGTTGCGCGGACAGAACCGTACGGCGTTCGTGCCGACGATGGGCAATCTGCACGAGGGGCACCTCTCGCTGATGCGGCTCGCGCGCCAGCACGGCGACCCGGTCGTGGCGAGTATCTTCGTGAACCGGCTCCAGTTCGGCCCGAACGAGGATTTCGACAAATACCCGCGCACGCTCGAAGCCGATATCGCAAAGCTCGAGAAGGAAAACGTCTACGTGCTCTTCGCCCCCACCGAGCGCGACATGTACCCCGAGCCGCAGGAGTATCGCGTCCATCCGCCGCACGACCTCGGCGACATCCTCGAGGGCGAATTCCGCCCCGGTTTCTTCACGGGGGTGTGCACGGTCGTGATGAAGCTGATGGCCTGTGTGCAGCCGCGCGTGGCGGTCTTCGGCAAGAAGGACTACCAGCAGTTGATGATCGTGCGGCGCATGTGCCACCAGTTCGCGTTGCAGACCGATATCATCGCCGCCGAGACGGTACGCGACTCCGACGGGCTCGCGCTGAGCTCGCGCAACCGCTACCTCACCGAGGCCGAGCGCGCCGAGGCCCCCATGCTCGCCGCGGCGCTCGGCCAACTGCGCGAGTCCGTGCTGGCCGGCCAACGGGATTTCGCGCGGCTCGAGCGGCTCGCCATGGAGAGTCTCGCGGCGCGCGGCTGGACGCCCGACTACGTGGCCGTGCGCAAGCGCATCGACCTCCTCGCGCCCGCCGCGGACGAAACCGAGGCCCCGCTCGTCGTGCTCGCGGCCGCCAAGCTCGGCGCCACGCGCCTCATCGACAACCTGGAAATCTGA
- a CDS encoding segregation and condensation protein A codes for MNAADEVGRSKPGGPPNELTTPATDSTPDTVDGVAFARLYGEPLFKLPQDLYIPPDALEVFLETFEGPLDLLLYLIRKQNFNVLDIPMADVTAQYLGYVEQLRHTNLELASEYLLMAAMLIEIKSRMLLPVKKADTGEDAEDPRAELVRRLLEYERMKLAAQRLDQLPQLGRDFLRAEVYIEQSIAPRFPDVATDDLRAAWADVLKRAKLVQHHKISREELSVREHMSLILRRLQSARFVEFSDLFDVSRGVPVVVVNFIAMLELSRESLIEITQAEPFAPIYVRLAYLPA; via the coding sequence GTGAATGCCGCCGACGAGGTCGGCCGCTCGAAGCCGGGCGGGCCGCCGAACGAGCTGACCACGCCCGCGACCGACTCGACGCCCGACACGGTCGACGGCGTCGCGTTCGCTCGCCTTTACGGCGAGCCGCTCTTCAAGCTGCCGCAAGACCTCTATATCCCGCCGGATGCGCTCGAGGTCTTTCTCGAAACGTTCGAAGGCCCGCTGGACCTGTTGCTGTACCTGATCCGCAAGCAGAACTTCAACGTGCTTGACATCCCGATGGCGGATGTCACCGCGCAGTATCTCGGCTATGTCGAACAGCTGCGCCACACGAATCTCGAACTCGCCTCCGAGTATCTGCTGATGGCGGCGATGCTGATCGAGATCAAATCGCGCATGCTGCTGCCGGTCAAGAAGGCCGACACGGGCGAAGACGCCGAGGACCCGCGCGCCGAGCTCGTGCGACGGCTGCTCGAATACGAGCGCATGAAGCTCGCGGCTCAACGGCTCGACCAGTTGCCCCAGCTCGGACGCGACTTCCTGCGCGCCGAGGTCTATATCGAGCAGAGCATCGCGCCGCGCTTTCCGGACGTCGCAACAGACGATCTCCGGGCGGCCTGGGCGGACGTGCTCAAGCGGGCGAAGCTCGTGCAGCATCACAAGATCTCGCGCGAGGAACTCTCGGTGCGCGAGCACATGAGCCTGATCCTGCGCCGGCTGCAAAGTGCGCGCTTCGTCGAATTCTCGGATCTGTTCGACGTGTCGCGCGGCGTTCCGGTCGTGGTCGTCAACTTCATCGCGATGCTCGAACTCTCGCGCGAATCGCTGATCGAGATCACGCAAGCCGAACCGTTTGCGCCGATCTACGTGCGGCTCGCCTACCTGCCGGCATGA
- a CDS encoding DUF3460 family protein, which yields MYQSDITQFLNQLKQQQPALEEEQRRGRALLWDKAPIDLEERARQQAARVKQTPYVYYQNF from the coding sequence ATGTATCAATCGGACATCACGCAGTTTCTCAATCAACTGAAGCAGCAGCAGCCCGCGCTCGAGGAAGAACAGCGGCGCGGCCGCGCCCTGCTGTGGGACAAGGCGCCGATCGATCTCGAAGAACGTGCGCGCCAGCAGGCTGCGCGCGTCAAGCAGACACCTTACGTCTACTACCAGAACTTCTGA